ACCATCAAGTTTAGATtctaaattttgagtttagctccagattACCtcccttttagtgcagcgtctcgaatctgacgctgtcacagacttcactcctggaatctggagtcatgttcgtctgaagagatccaaaaaaagtcagcgacgaaaaaactcaaataaatttcatacatcaattttgacattagagacacctagactacaaagtatagtatatatattaagaggtattctcattctTTCATCAGATACTACACGattaagtgcactacgatgttttagatacGATCTCTAAGCAGTTGTGTTTTCTACAAATAATGTAGCTATAGTGCGAAGTTTTCACTGTACTTACTCTAAAATTGATCTTGTACAAAAACAATTGGCATAAATCTGACTAGAAGTAAAAAAACGATTGCCGTAgtcttattttttttacagacAAATAGAATGTAAGAATACCCGACGAAAGACAGACTTGTAGGCCTACATCGCTTATCTTATCTCTTCAGTTGCATCAAGATAGCAAGAAAACAGTCCGTAATTAGTGTTATCGAAAGGAAGCGACAGTGAAAGCTTAGTTGTACAGCAGTAGTTGCCGTGACAATAATTGATTATTCACGAACATTGCACACACGTTGTTGGTTGTAGGTGAAGCTCTGTGTGTAGCCGACAGGTGAGATAGTTCGCAACTTGGCCGTGCCACAGGTGTAGCAGCACCGTACAGTGTGTCTACTACAGTTGTTACTATGTAGTCAGACCTAGACATCTGTGAACCGTGAAATATAGCTGACTGTTAACTTGGACTATTTCTAATACGTAAGTACGTATATTTATAGTTTCTTAAATATTGCACACGTTTCATTTACTTTTATTGATAAacaaattgtatacaaaacaaaatgttttgcaACATTTTCATTCTGTTCTATTTGTTTGTGCACAgatagatttgttttaaatttacagtttttaattactttacaagTACAGTAAAGTATACCACAAACAGTCTATGTGGATTATGTATGTAACTATTACTATGGTTTACTTGTTACtgtatttgtaacataaaaccaCACAATCGTGGATCATATTTTTCTGAAGAATAGTCTGTAAGAAATTTTGATTTGTACGAAGAAATCCTAGTTTTTCGTGGAACCCATAAAACAATGTCTCCTATGGAAGAAATCAACCGCCAGCCGCTCTAATTTTGAAGTGGTTCGAAATGGAAGGTtaccaaaagggttaaatattataaatgatacattttttacaaataatactttttagCTTTATATACAGCCTACTGATAATAGTCTCCGgactgtaaataaaacttaaattagcGTCATTGAAGGAGATAAAAAGTCACTATATTACTAAAAATGACAACTTTCACTCAATTTGTTATGTTAGCTGATTATGATTAATTAGGCGTCTGACGGTGCTTTTAAATgtgtaaagcaataaaaaatttatgttggTATTTTTAACGCATTCGATAACTTCCTATTTCAACTCTCCCCCACCAAATTTGCCCGACGAAATACTAATTTTTTACGATCACGTAAAATTGGGTGGTccaataatacaaattgtttctTGCATTCTGAGCTGGATTTTATAGTTTTCACAACAAAAAAACACgcgacaaaaaataaattttttaacataaattatttgagTTTATTGCAGAGCATCAATAAAATAACTCCGATTTTTTACATAGAATTGTTTTATTGAGATTTCTCAACCCACTAATTAAGTAACCCGAATAACATATATCTATttgacaaatacattattttaaagtgcttacTAAGTGAAATTAATTATTCACGGTTCTCAACCAAGCCCAGACTCGCAGGCGATACCAGGAGGTGTTATATTTACAGTAACATTGTTTACCGAACAGTGCAGTACAGTCATCGGCAGTCTTATCTGTGTTCACCGTGAGAGAAcggtaataaatgtttttgagtcGTTTACGCTTCTCTCAAACAACGATACAGTTTCACAGAGAACCTGCTGTCCTATTCACGTTCCTCAACCAAGCCCAGACTTGCAGGCGATACCAGGAGGTGTTATATTTACAGTAACATTGTTTACCGAACAGTGCAGTACAGTCATCGGCAGTCTTATCTGTGTTCACCGTGAGAGAAcggtaataaatgtttttgagtcGTTTACGCTTCTCTCAAACAACGACACAGTTTCACAGAGAACCTGCTGTCCTATTCACGTTCCTCAACCAAGCCCAGACTTGCAGGCGATACCAGGAGGTGTTATATTTACAGTAACATTGTTTACCGAACAGTGCAGTACAGTCATCGGCAGTCTTATCTGTGTTCACCGTGAGAGAAcggtaataaatgtttttgagtcGTTTACGCTTCTCTCAAACAACGATACAGTTTCACAGAGAACCTGCTGTCCTATTCACGTTCCTCAACCAAGCCCAGACTCGCAGGCGATACCAGGAGGTGTTATATTTACAGTAACATTGTTTACCGAACAGTGCAGTACAGTCATCGGCAGTCTTATCTGTGTTCACCGTGAGAGAAcggtaataaatgtttttgagtcGTTTACGCTTCTCTCAAACAACGATACAGTTTCACAGAGAACCTGCTGTCCTATTCACGTTCCTCAACCAAGCCCAGACTCGCAGGCGATACCAGGAGGTGTTATATTTACAGTAACATTGTTTACCGTACAGTGCAGTACAGTCATCGGCAGTCTTATCTGTGTTCACCGTGAGAGaacgttaataaatgtttttgagtcGTTTACGCTTCTCTCAAACAACGATACAGTTTCACAGAGAACCTGCTGTCCTATTCACGTTCCTCAAAACCGGTTGCACTCTCTAAAATGTCATCAAATTATAGTTTCCTTAATCGGTTTGAACACAATAGTAAAAGGAGATTctagattttgaatttttaaattatttctaaatttctaGCCAAATCCAAATTGTTGTGTAAAACTATAAGTTGCATGACTTAGCATgttctaatgtaaaattaaaaaatacatatttttgaaaatatatacagttttttaaaatattatattctttattagcCTAAATTTGATACAGTGTAATTACAGGTCTATATTTTATAGCGTACATCTGAGTCGATTTGAGTTACAGGGAAGTATTTTATTAGGAAGTGTATTTGATACGTACTAGACATTCGTTGATACGTTCTCGTAAATATAAGCCGAATATAAAGAAAGAATAGAGAGTTAATATACTACCATAATTGGTAGACTGGCTATTTCAAAGTCAcgcattaaatttaatatgtgaaACGTATATACTATTGTATCACTAAGTTCTGATTATATTTACCTGAAAAGTgatgtaaaatgtaaagtttaagtGTATACATTGCTATGTACTATTGGTTCTGAAAAATTCTTTTGATTAAAATAcgaagttattaaaaaaaactcatttcaAATTCAAGATTTTCACAAAGACaacaaagttgtaattttgtTAACACATAATATAGTTACAAGCAGTTAAAGAATGAATCCACCATGGTTAGTGGTGGGTGATTAAGTACCAAAGCCATGGAAAAACTGCATCACCCTACGCATTAAATTTAGATGTAAAGAAATTCATTTTACGTAGTTTTTTTACATTGCCTGTATGAAGACGTGTTGCGGTTTTAATGTTTCAAAGAATCCGCCCTTTGGCTAATTTGACCTCGAGCAGGCCTGTTCCTATACATTTCTGTATTTCTCTCCGAAAAGAGATGACAAATTTCGATATATTCACGGAATCTGcatattaattggttttattaatgcAATGCACATTGACATTAGTGTATTAAATAGTGTAGTTCGATATTATATACCCATATTTTCATACATCTCCAAGAGATGAGAAAACAACGATGGTCAATCGAtaataattgaactatttttattGTCTATATACTCTAATAAATGATGTTAGTTTGATATAACCCCTTCAAAATGTATGCTAAGCAACAGATTCAACTTTTTATGTTGACGAAAATCACAAATGCGCGTTCCACTATTTCAGGGTTGTAATTACTGGtaaatcctaaaaaaaaaaaaaaaaaaaaaaaaaaaaaaaaaaaaaaaatgggaaacaacataattttaaatggtgTTATACATAAAATCGAAGTTTTGAGGATTTTTACCACTAGAACACTTTTACAACACttttacaacacttttaaaataaggtCTTAGTATTGTGAAGAACTCGCTTGGCCCCGTGtttccatttttacagtttagttttaaaaacgtaCTTTTAACAGAAATACTCAACTCTCACTTTAAAATGACTTAGTTGTGTGTTTACATCTTGAGAACACACGTATTTATCAGATAAGACTGGACTGTTGATAAGACGTGGAATGTTGAGTAATTGGAATGTCGACGGTTTTTTATAAAAGTCGATCAGTGTTGGCATCTTCTATTTAGTCAGCTGGATGACATCTGCAGTACTGTGAGGCAGACACAAGTGTATTCACTAGTTTGTACCCAGTTCACTATGGGCTACGGtacaatcaataaaaatcttaataactAATACGTTAAGAAAtccaaatattacaaatattatgctTTAGTAGCAGACATCAGAAACAACATTGCTAATATATTAAGAAGTTCTTTCAAAGTGGACGAAAATTTAGCTTGAcacactaaattttattatttaaaaccctaataaatgtaagattttatgaaattgtttacaCCTGTTGAGTACTTGCAAAAGGTCTGCTgtatagaaatacataaaaagtatttttcacaTTTCAAGTATCGGATGGAATATTTTATGccccagttttatattttaagaattaaataacaaatttaacattattgtataattatctatatatataaaagaaagtcgtgttagtttacactatttataagtcaagaacggctgatccgatttggctgaaaattggtagggaggtagctaagaactagGAGAACGACATAGgatttttatcccgttcccgattcaggattccgccccactggtatctaaaagttacagaaagatccgtaagaaatgcattgcagcaaacatatgttattaagtgaaagagccttttcaaatttaatcagctgttctttgtaaacatatataatgcgacaaaagaaatatatgtttatatcatttaattactattttaaatttctttacacttatactttgaaagcatagagtaagcttaagagaaacagcaagttttgtttcaactgtttctgcaatcactgttaatcaTAGaatttactatccagataatacaattcaaatttgacgtaaaaattcacctttaactgcaatatttatctaatataagccatgctcatgcttgatcagaagagcaatgcagatatcaaaattattatcttacgttggctacaaatataaagaatgttataaaaccaaccttagttgttttttttgacagaagtatggttctcaaaactccgtgtgtacatattctctcaatcgagacaacaaagcaagctcaatcatggcatcggagatataactaatttgatccagaagtgatacacgcgcaaagcctaaaataaaaaaccatacgcaatttcgcttaacatctgaagctcataatcattagcctgtaataatatgtacctaaaatatgcctactttcgtttcaaaattacattgagcgccttcatttattacattgtatgtgcgctaatgaattccgactttttgactcctgtccacgatggtctaatatacgtagttcaattatatacaaaaatcatggaatattggagaaaacttccagttatttcataggtgcatattgagactgctttaaaatttaaatcttaaatagatcatgagcttggagtatctttcagtgactatcatttatctcagaagggcaataacgacattcaaaagaaatatgcctcctatgtcccaatttttctgtaggaaatcgtgtgcgaagccgtgggtatttggttgtaattggtattttattgaaaatgaagagttttcgttataaaatactacgaatttattgacgaactagctgttatcCGCAGCCAATttcgcataattgcttttactaagtaatataaggacttcggttcttaagatttgcgtgcgaagccgtgggtaacagctagtaaaataataatacgaatgttgagtttagctccagctcaacttcctcttagtgcagcgtctggaatctgacgctgtcacagacttgactcctggaatctggagccatatttatttgaagacaaccaaaagaaagtcgacgacgaagatgCTCGAAACGAACTCTTTATTATCAGAAACAccttattaaaaagtgtatagttTAATCCAGGTGAaaaggcattctcattgtctcatcaggtacacaattgagtgcactaagatgtttctgacacgatctctaagcacggtggatcCACCGAGTACCTCTGTGACAGCtccactaagaagaaggtgaactggagtttaACTCATATCGAAGATTCATgtagaatcaacccttcctaccatcaCTACGATAGATGTCACGATGTTACCTTACAATCTGTCgattataaaatacactaaatgTTTCTAGTGTTtcctaaaatttacaatttgtgtTTCATAAGTATCCGACTggacattttgaaatttgtttgagtcaaatattttatatgagttGACATTGGACTATTAATAGATTAGATGATTTTCTTGATGATTCCATCTTTGTCTTTGAATTCCATCCCACTATAAGCCAGTAATCCACTGatctaatgtaataataaaagatGAGTAATTGATATACCGGTTATAGTATGATACAACAATCATCCGCTGAGACTCATATGGTTGAGTTTAAGACCTACTTCGGGTACAAGTGTGGTAATATACGTTAGACAAGTGTCAGCAGCTTCGTGATCAACATTCCGAGGCTACCAGTTTGCATGACAATCAACATGCAGTCGATTCGAGTTATAGGGAAGTATTATATTAGGAAGTGTATTTGGGAATTTCCCGTTAATATTAAGTCGGTCAGTTATGTGTATCGGACACATGTTAATTCATAATGTCATAGTGTTGAAATAAATGATTCTTTGCTTAAAGaattgttattgacgatggaaggtttgacaggattacaggatttcggatatttgccatcgttatggttacaaaaggtataacacaacgtttcgaggattggaatctatcctcttcgtcaagtgggggaggtattaatgcatacaaaaataaagaaacagaaagaagaaaagaagggaaataaaagagttcaaacatacccaaaactgcttggagtctagtccaggcgttgtcactgcaaaGAATgaaagtcccgagcacaagtcatgAGTATGAGAAATACAATCACATGCTGTTTTATTACTCACTTGCGATTTTCATGTATCCTACtttcatccgtgccggtgtgacaacgcctggactggactccaagcagcttttgggtatgtttgaacccgttttctttcctttcttttcttctttctattctttatttttgtatgtactaatactttccccacctgacgaagaggatagattccaatcctcgaaacgttgtgttataccttttgtaaccataacgatggcaaatatccgaagtCCTGTTGTCCTGTCAATAAATTATTGTCTGCTCTGAAGGCTAAGATTTATTTACTGGTGCAACAGCCACTTTTACTTCGGTATATGGCTTTTAAGAGAAGGCTGTGCTGGTAGCAATCCTGATTTTATccttttaagaataattttaaacctagAACACTTTCACGGCCTTACTTTTTTTGTGGAATTGTGAGAGATTTAATGATCTCAGTAAAATgatcaattaattaatgttaatccAGTGGTATTTTTAGATGTTTcgatattttacagtattttaagaaaaaaaattctgTTTGTACTTTTTTTACGGCTGAAAATAAGGGAACAAAGGTTTTGAGGTCTAATGTTGTTCTTATGGGACAAACCTCAAGCCGTTTAAGTAATAAtactaaagtaataataataatactaaagcACTGTAAAATCGATATCAATCCCAAGACAGTCATCGGTTCTCTGAAGTAACATTGTGTTGTCCAGGTATGTGAGAGAAGACGCCAGTTATGTACAGACTCCTGCTTCTGGTTTCTGCATGTCTGGGAGCCCATCATCCTGAAGTCCTAGGGGAGGAACCAGATCCTGAGGACGTGGGTAAGCTTTATCCATTGTAGTGTTGAATGTCATAGGAACATTGATAGTGTTGGTATTCCTTTAGTGTTTAGGATACAGGATATTCTGGTGATATCGTGGGTAGGTTACAATAGTAAACGTGCAACCTTTTCCAACTCATCGATTATGTTACGTTTCCCCAGAAGTCACTTAAGAACGTAGAAGAATAATTAATCCTACAAGGAGTTCTGAGTTCAGAATTAAATCAACTTTTCACTAATTAGCCTCAAACATTTGCAGACTACCGTAAGGTCTACCACTTTATAACACGCTGTAGTAGTCCAACCAGGAAATGAAGTAGAAGATTGGGAAGGATTATTACGTTAAATACATACTTGAAGTTTGGCACACTTCCATATAGCCTCGGAGCATGAAAACAATTTCCACAGTATAAGCATACGACGTGGTTTTTGTGGaatcaatagaggaatttttCGAAGAATAAAATCGATCTCAGCCACACTAGTTTTGCTGGACGTTGAAATCGGAAGAGTTTATAAAATATGGAACAATAATTTCTTTctcacattatatttttcttagcttgagaCACTTAAAAGTGACATACATTATAGTTCATGTTACCGTCAGAGAACTAGATAAAGAGATTGTAAATCACTACTTTCGGGGTTTGTAGACGGATGCCAGACGATggcttaacatttatttacatgtacgGCGTTTGGTTTTAAGTAAGAACATTTCATATGAGTAAAAAATTATCGTTTCAagtatttttaccttttttatactCCCGTATTTTTACCTCTATCAAAACTAGCGCGGGTGACgatcaatatttttctttctttgagaAATTTTCTCTGTTGTTTTCAAGATAAATACAGATGTAACACAAACTGGCTCTCAGCTCTTGGACTGTCGGTTCTTAGGCTTACGCACTCGGTGTCATGTGTTTATCAATTCATACCTCTTCacaaaacattgcttacacagtTATATCTATCAGGAAGCGCCTTGCCTCTGCGTAACAATCGATCAACAGcaacataagaaaattaaataaaatagtagaaaatTGTCATAATATTAAGTAACCAACCGAAAGAGAATAGCATATATACTGGACTTCGAGACAGGCACGATTGTTGCAAGACGCTCCCCGTCCGTCAACCAACGACACTCAAAAGGCATAAGCTCATGCCTTGCTCTTGAATATGCTGTTATGCAACTACTTGCGGGGTGTCGTGCAACTACTCTTGAGGCAAGTAATGTTGCATCATCTTGCGTCTCTCGTGCAACTACTCGTGATGCATGCGATGTTGCATCAGCTTACGTCTCTCGTGCAACTACTCGTGATGCATGCGATGTTGCATCAGCTTGCGTCTCTCGTGCAACTACTCGTGATGCATGCGATGTTGCATCAGCTTGCGTCTCTCGTGCAACTACTCACGAGGCATGCAATGGGTATCTGGCTAGCGTCATGACATGGAAAGGGAGCTATTGGGATGATAGTAAGGTAGTGGCGGAGGTGCTTTGCTTACTGGAATCCTGTTGGATTGCACTATctgactgaaaatatttaaaacaaaaaatactgctTGAGCTTCCTAACACAATTTGGATTGTACTGAACAGCTGTTGTTTGTTTCAGACAACGGGCAATGTATCCCTATAATGTGCGAGATGGGGGTTCCGCCCAAACAGTGTACCAGCCTCTGCGCCCTCCGCCACTACCTCCCCACCTGCCACCCTCCGGGCGATTTCTGCCTCTGCAAGCGTTTAGTCGGTAACTCCGTCGAGCTCGTCAGTCCAGACGAGGTGTTGGACCAGCCTGAGGAGCCTCAGGTGCACTACAGCGTCTTGGCCGTCTTCGTACCTTTGAGGGACTTCTTTTTCCAGGATGCTTCCGAGGAAGAAGAGGTTATTTTTCCCACGGCCGAGACCTACGCCAGTGTCAACGTCCACGAAGGAAGACTCTTCTGGGACTTCCGGTACATCCTGACCGGACTCTTCCTCCTGATGGTGGCTCTGGTGGTCTACGAGTTGATCATGTGTAGGGCGCAGTCTCGTCAAGACAGGCTCGAGACTGGAGAACCAATCAAGTGGATTTTAACATGAAGATCTTAACTTAATGGTTTGATTCTACGAAGAATAGAATTTGTTCTTCAAATATTAactgattgtttaaaattttaagtgtgaAAAATATTGGACCAACGTTtagaatttgtaattataaaactatttggattttatatttattgatttgtaaGATGAATCTCCAACTgacaattaaaactgtttttaaagatttgtaaTTGCATTCTTAACCCCTAGAAATTCGACGACAGTCCAGCATTAGCATTCCCGTGTTTTAATTTCCATTGCCTATTCTGTGCTTGTTCTCATTCTTGACTCTATTCAGAGATTTAAGTTTCCTGACATCTCTGAGCGGAATAATTTTGGCTGTGAGTTGGCTGCTCTAACGTCCATGGTTGTACACCCAAGAGGATATTACATTCTTAAAGATTGCAGCGGCATCTGATAAGAATCGTATACAATTGTAGGGGTTTCTTGTTTGTTAGGCATTCCTAACTAAAAATGGATGCCAAATGCACTAGTCCAGTTTGAGTTAATAAAAGAGTATTTGGAGCATACTCTTGGCTATGTCATTAAGCTATGAGGACGAGCACCTGATTTTACCAACACCCTCTTGATACAGGAGAAAGCAGCAATAAGGGTGGTTTTCCATATGGTTTATCTGGTATATTGTTTGGTTACTaactaaaacagaaattttagaGATAAAATATTCGTAAGCTAAAAAGT
The Homalodisca vitripennis isolate AUS2020 chromosome 4, UT_GWSS_2.1, whole genome shotgun sequence DNA segment above includes these coding regions:
- the LOC124360884 gene encoding uncharacterized protein LOC124360884 isoform X1 yields the protein MYRLLLLVSACLGAHHPEVLGEEPDPEDVDNGQCIPIMCEMGVPPKQCTSLCALRHYLPTCHPPGDFCLCKRLVGNSVELVSPDEVLDQPEEPQVHYSVLAVFVPLRDFFFQDASEEEEVIFPTAETYASVNVHEGRLFWDFRYILTGLFLLMVALVVYELIMCRAQSRQDRLETGEPIKWILT